The genomic window GAAATGCTCCCCTTGCTCTACTAGCACAAATTTACGATTTGTACCCTCACGATTAAGCTCTAAAACTGCGTGAGCAGTAGTGCCACTCCCACCAAAAAAATCTAAAATTACAGAATCTTCCTTACTTGCCAAATAAATAGAATCTTTTACGGTGTGAATGGATTTTGGGTAGTCAAATTCGTTGTTTGGGAGGATATTTGTAAGAATTTTTGAACCATAATCCCCAGCAATATAAGTAGATTCATCCCAAATGGTTTTAAATCTTACTTCAACAATAGGCTTTTTAATGCTTATTATCCCATCTTTATCTCTTTCAATTTTTAAATTTTTCCATATGGATTCTATACTCTGTCTCGCATAAGTCCATTTTCTCTCTATACCATTAGAATCTATTGGATAAACTTCAATTATTCCATCATCTCTAGCAACATTTGCGGTTGGGTGAAAATCATCTTTACACACTTCACCAAAACCGATAATTTTAGAATCTTTTACATAGATAGGGTAAAAACAATTTTTAGCAGTATGTCTTTCAGACTCTCCGCCCCAATTTCTCAAATGGTCGTATTTCCATTTATTTTTTGGAATAGGCTTATTATTAGAAACCATTTTTTCGGGCGATAAAAAATAGGCAAATTCATTATTTTGAGCAATAAAACCACCTTGAATACCCTTTGGGTTATGCATAACGCTCACACAAGTTTTTTCATATTCATAAAAAATATCACTTAAGAGTAATCCTAAATTTTCTTGCTCATTTTCATCAATAGCACAAGTGAGAATCCCTCTTTGACTTAAAAATTCCTTACCTAATCTTAAACGATTTTCCATCATACTAAGCCAAGTAGAATCTTTAAAATTATTTTTATAAATAATTTCACTTGCAGGAGCATTATAAGGCGGGTCAATATAGATTAAATCCACTTTGCCTTGATATTTTGGCATTAGGGAATTGAGAGCTTGAAAATTATCCGCTTTAATCAGTTCGCCATTCAACACAGATTCTAAATCTTCAAAACTGCTTAGAATCTTGTATTTTGTCTCTTTGGTAAAGTGCTTTGTATCAAGGGGGAGATAGCGGTATTTGTCATTACTCAATAAATCTTCTTTGTTAAAATCCTCATCAACGAGATTTAATTCTTGCCATTCTTTGATTTGAGCCTCAAAGCCTTTGTCGTTTATTATGGAATCCATAAGATTTGGATTAAGCTTATCCACACTAAAAACATACTCTGTCTTTTTTGCAAATTTGGGCTTTAGCCATACAGCCTTTAGCTCATTTTCAAAATCACCTATAAGCTTAATCACCTCATAAGCGATATTTTTAATGCGTTGCAAATGTGCGATAATCTCTGGATTCCACTCTTGAATTGCACTTTCTTTATAAAGATAGCCAAACATCCACAAATCAAACTGCTCTTTTAAAAAGGCAGTCGCATTTTTATGGATAAAGAAATCTATTTCGCTTTGCTTTTTATAGCTTCTAAAGATTTTTTTCAATTCCTCTTCATTGATTTTGATTTTAGAATCTTTAAGGATTGTATTTTGTTTTAAAGTCTTTAAAAACTCCTCGCTAAACTCATTAGAATTTTGTTTAAAGACATTATTGAGATTTGGGAATAAGTCTTTTTGGTTGCTTACCTTGATAAGAATCTGTGCTTTGTCCTCATCATTTATTTCAACATTTACAAATTTAAAAATAATTTTGTTTTTCGTGTTATCGGCGTTTTGCTTATATTCACTCGCATCAAATATGACTTCATAACTTTGCTTTTCATTGCTTAAGGTAAGGCTTTGGTAAAGCGTGTCGGATTTGACATAATAGAGATTTTGTGTTTTGTAGAATAGGCTTGTGTCTTTGGAGTTGCTATATACTTTGGCGTAGATGTTTTTATAAGCAGGAGTATCACTAAAAAATGGTGTGCCGCTCTCATTTAAATAGCTATCAAAGAAAGTATAGAGTTTGTTATAAATATCGTGAGATTGTAGCTCTCCCTCAATTTGTGAATCTAAGTAGGCTTTGATATGGGCGAAATACTGCTCTTTGATTTTTAGCAGATTGCTAAAGCCACTTTTAGCAATATTCCCTTGATGAAAATCCTTGATTTTCACGCCCAAATAGCAATCCTCTAGCTTGCTGTAAAATGCTTTTTTGTAATCCATATATAACACTCCCTTATGCCTTTACTTTGCTGTATTTTAGCGATATTGGGCTTAATTTCTTATTGGATTGTTTTTTGAATTTGAGTGCAAGTTTTACGCAAAATAAGGAATAATCTTATACTCCATATCGTTTTCTTCCAAAAATTTTTTTACCCCATAATCCACATTTTCACAACTCGTTACAAACACTCGGCGAACACTTCTTTTAGCAAAAATCTTTTGATTTTGCTCTAAGTATGCTGTACAATCGCCTAAAAAGATTCTTAAATGCTCCTGCTTCACTTGCGAACGCTCCCAATTCTTGCACTGAATCAAAAGTGCCTCTTTACCTTTATATGCAATGATGTCAATGCCTTTATCGCGCCGACCCTCCTTAAGTCCTTTAGGATATACCTTGTAACCCTGCTGTTTATAATGCCTAACAATTTGCAATTCGTATTTATCGCCTTTTTGTTTATTATGTCGTGCATTATTAGAATCTTTATTCTCTCTGTAAGCATACATCGTGCGCTTTTTAGAAAAGAACACATAACGTAATAATTTAAACAATACACCCACAAATGTCTCCTTATTCCTCTAAATACTCAAATGCCACAAACACCATTAAGTAAGTTTCACCCTCTCCCATCTTCTAGCACTTTTGCTTCTCCATTAGATTCTATTTCCAACACGACATAAGGCAGCCCTTGCTTGTTTAGCTCACTCATAAAGAAGTCGGGGTCGTTTTGTTCCATATTCCACACACCACTGCCATTTTGAGAATCCACACCTTGCGCCTCACCGCCCTGTGGCATATCCTTGTTTGCCTCCAAACGCTCGGCATTGTAAGATCCCTTTAAATCCGCAAATTCTAGGGTTGTAGATGAATTTTTGAGGTTGTGCGAGGTAAGCGAATGAGGTGTATTAGACATACTCCGCAATGAAGTGTCCGATGCACTCCTCAAAAAGTCGCTACAAACCGAATTTGCTCCTACGCCCCATTTGCCCTCGCATATCAACTTCGCCCCAATCATCGCAGGCACACCTGTCGTATAGCTCACACCTTGCGCATTTACCTCCGCATAGCATTTCTCGTGCTCACATACATTATAGATATAAATCGTGCGCTCCTTGCCCTCTTTCACGCCCTTAATGTAGCAGCCGATATTTGTCTTGCCCTTTGTGCGTGAAGCTAGACTTGCAGGGTCGGGCAAAAGTGTCTTTAACACTTCTATTGGCACGATTTTTTGCCCCTTGTGTTCCACAGAATCCACGCGCAAAAGCCCTACATTCTCCAAACACTTCATATGCGTGAGGTAACTCTCGCCAAAAGTCATAAAAAAGCGGATTCTTTTTAAGCCCCTAATATTACGCACAAGCGATTCTAGCTCCTCGTGATAAAGCAAATAGCTGTTTTTCACACCCACTTCGGGATAATCCCACTCTTTCATCAGCGCAAGGGGTGGAATATCGCGCCACTCACCATTAAAATATGGCTCATTTTTCAAATCTTGCGTGTTAGATTCCAATTTAAAATGCTTCTCTTTAGCCTCAAATTTGCGATAAATGCTATCGTGCGAGAGGTCAAAGTTTTGTGCATATTGACTTTGAGAATCTTTCACCCAAAATCGTGCTTTAGAGCTGACTTCACGCAAGTTTATCTCGGGATTAAAATTTGTCGCAAAGGCGTATCCGTGGTCTCCTGCGTTGCAATCCAAAATATCAATGCTATGAATCTCATCAAAATAATGCTTCTGCGCATACGCACAAAAGACATTCGTAACACCCGGGTCAAAGCCACTGCCAAGCAGTGCGTAAATCCCCGCTTCTTTGTAGCGCGTGTCATACGCCCACTGCTCTTTATACTCAAAATGCGCGGAATCGGGGTGTTCGTAGTTTGCAGTGTCTAAATAATGCGTCTTTGTGCGCAAACACGCCTCCATAATGCTCAAGTCCTGATAGGGAAGCGCGACATTCACCACGACTTTTGGGCGGTATTTATTAATCAAAGCCACAAGGGATTCCACATTATCTGCATCAACTGCATCAATCTCAATTTCGCCTAAACCCTTAGCGCGGATAGAATCTGCGATTGCCTTGCATTTACTAAGTGTGCGTGAAGCCAAAATAATGCGTGAAAACACTTCGCGATTTTGCGCCATTTTGTGCGCGACAACACCCCCTACACCACCTGCTCCGATTTGTAAAACAACTGCCATAATTAACTCCTAGATAACCCCACGCTCCTAGCCCAAGCGCGAAAGCTTCAAGCTAGATAGGTAGGCAAAATAAGCACCATTATAACATTTATCTTAAGATTTGTGGTATCGCTGATTGTCTTAAGCCACAAATGCTAAGCGCGTTTAGATTCTATAAAATGCATTCAAAAAGCCGAGTAGATAGAAACACAAATACACGCCACACACCCATTGGCTAGAGCTTGTCACATAGATTCTATAAATTTCGCAAAATTTATAGAATCTAAAGTCCCTCAAGCACTTTTTGGGCGTGTCCTTTGGCGCGGACATTATAAAAGCTTTGCGCTATAAGTCCATTTTCATCAATCACAAATGTGCTGCGAATAATGCCCTGCACCTCCTTGCCATACATCATTTTTGTGCCATACACACCATAGGCACTTGCCACGCTTTTATCGCTATCGCTTAGGAGTAGAATCTTAAGATTTTGCTTACTGATAAAATTTTGGTGGCATTTGGGGCTATCAGGGCTTATGCCAACCACCACTGCACCCTTGGCACCAAACTCATCAAGCAACGCACTAAACTCTTGCGCCTCAATCGTGCAGCCGGGCGTATTGTCCTTAGGGTAGAAATACACAATCACCTTTTTACCCAGCAAATCGCATAAAGCTATTTCTGTCTCATCAGCACCTTTTAGCCTAAATTGTGGTGCTTTATCGCCTTTTTGTAGTTGCATTATCACTCCTTAAATTTATGATGAAATTGCGCTTAGATTCTAGCATTATGAAATCCATTTTAAGAATCTTAAGGGCGATTTTGGATTAAAATCAAATCCTTTACAAATGCGAGATTTTATAGAATCTGCCCTCGAGTCTTTTTCTCATCAGCATTGCTCTTAAAGTCGCGCACATAGCTTTTTATACGCTCCATAATATCCTCTGCAATCACGAGCCTTAGCCTCATCACGCTTAGGTTGAAGCCAGATTCTAAAAGTTTTACCTCATCTTTGCTCGTTACAAGTAAAGAAGTGGCATTGTATTTCTCTATCATTTGTGATAAAAATGCCTTATCAAAAGTTGAATGATCCCTCAATGTGATTTTACCCACGACAGAGGGCAAAAATTCATCAAGCCTTGCGGGATTGGCAATAGCTGTCAAAAGGAGCATTCTCTCGCTTGGATTTTCTATATGCACCTCACGCGTGTAGTCTATGCCCTCACGCACAAGCAAATCCGCCTCTTTGTAGGCACTAGGTAGCTCACGATACATACCGCTTGGCAGACAGAGCTTAAAATAGGGCTGCAAAAGTGGCACGAGCGCAATATTGAGCTTACTAAACTTAAAACGGAATCCATCGTCTAAAAACACCACTTTCGCACCCATTGCTATGGCTTTCTCTATGGCTTCGCGCCTATCTTTACTCACAATCACACTCGCGTTTTTAAGCTCCCGCGCTAAAAGATAGGGTTCATCGCCAGATTCTGTTTGTGAGGCGCGTATTTCGCCCCATTCACTCACTACGACAAGCCCCTTTGAATCGCGTTTATAGCCTCTTGAGACAATCGCCACCTTTTCAAAATGCCTCGCCACCTCGATGATAAAGGGCGTCTTGCCACTGCCCCCTACAATGAGATTCCCAACGCTCACTATTGGCAAAGGGAAGTGATGAAATCGGGCAAATTTTCTTCTCGCATATGCCCCTATACCATAGAGCAAAGAAATGGGTAAAAGCAGTATCGCTAGGGTTTTTTGCCATATATTTGGCTGATAAAAATACACATCAATCCACCGCATTGTTTTTCCTTGTTTTAGATTCTATATTTGCGCTTTAGAATCTACTTCAAAATCGCCGCTAAAGATAAGAGGCATAGCGCGTTTAAAGGCATTGTTCCATACACGCGCACTTAAAGCTTCTACCATTTCTTTTTCAAAACCCTCTTCACAAAGTCTATTTTTCACGCGCTCTTGCGCCTCTTTGTCTCCTGCTGCCTCTAGCCCACCGCGACTCACAAATGCACGCAAAAAGCTATCTATGCGCTCATAGCTGTATCCTAAATCCCCCTCATCACTTTGGTTAGAGTAAAGGTCGGCACTTGGCTTCTTGCATATGATATGCTCTGGCACATTAAGGAAACGCGAGAGGGCAAAAACCTGCGTCTTGTAGAGATTCCCAATGGGATTTATGGCGGAGGCTAAATCGCCAAATATCGTGCCATAGCCTAGTAAAATCTCGCTTTTATTGCTCGTGCCAAGCACGAGGGCATTATCCGCACTCGCGCAATCATAAAGCAATGCCATACGCATTCGAGCGCAAAAATTTCCCATTCTTTGTTTTTGTGTGTTGTTAAGATTTATTGAATCTGCGCCTAAGTCCATACCCTCCTGCTTTGCAAAGTCTTTTTGAAAGGGTGCGAGGCGGCAGATTCTATATTCTATATCTAAATGTCGGGTGAGTAAAAGTGCATCGTCAAAATGCGTTTGGCTTGAGCTAAGAGAGGGCATAAGCAAGGCACGGACATTATCCTTACCCAAAGCTAAAACGCCCAAAGTCGCCACAAGAGCAGAATCTAATCCACCGCTTAAGCCTAAAACTGCTCTTTTGAAACCGCGTTTGTCAAACTCATCTTTCAAAAAATACGAGCACTTACGTACAAATTTATCCATTTTCACTCCTAAGTTATTGCCAAATCTCAATGTAAGAAAGGTTCATAGTGATGTTTTCTATCGTAGCGTTACAAATGTCGCACATTATAACACACTATAAAAATAAACAAAAAAAGCTTCATAAAATAAACAATATTTAAGGCTTTTTTGCATAGGATATTTGGTTTTATATTTCAAGGACAAAAAAGAAAGGAGAAAAGATGCAAGACACAAAAAGACGCGATTTTCTAGGAATGGCTCTAGGTGGTGTCGCTGCTGTGGGTGGTATCGCTTCGCTCTATGCAATGAAGCGTTCTTGGGACCCGCTGCCTAGCGTTGTTTCGGCTGGTTTTACAACATTTGATTTAAGTGCGTTGCAAGAAGGAGTGCTTCAAACGGTGGAATGGAGGGGGAAACCCGTGTATATCCTCAAAAAGTTACCTAATAGCAAGAAAATAGAGGGACGAGATTTTGAACTCAATGGTGCGCTTTATACGGTTGGGATTCAAATCTGCACACACTTGGGTTGTATCCCTAGCTTCAACCAAGCAAATCAAGAGTTTGCGTGTGCGTGCCACGGCGGACGATTTGACGCTTCTGGGGTAAATGAGGCTGGCACACCACCACCTCGTCCTATGGATATTCCACCATTTAAGATTGATGGGACAAAAATGGTGCTAGGCGAAGAGGGGCAAGAGTATAAAGCCCTACTTGAAGCAAACGCATAAGGAGGCGATATGGAAGTTAAAAAAGCTGGAGGCTTGGTGGATTGGCTCGACCAACGCCTTGCTGTTAAAAAATTAGTAGAAGTGTTGATGACAAAATATTGGATTCCAAAAAACATCAACTTCTTATGGGCTATGGGTGTTGTGCTACTCACATTGTTTTCGCTACTTGTAGTGTCTGGATTCTTTCTTTTGATGTATTATAAGCCTGATGTGAATCTTGCTTTTGATAGTGTCAATCATACGATTATGACAGAGGTGGCGTTTGGTTGGCTATGGCGACATATCCACGCAGTAGCTGCAAGTATGATATTCCTCATTATCTATATCCATATGTTCGTGGCTATTTATTATGGTTCTTTCAAAAAGGGACGCGAAATGGTGTGGATTGGTGGTATGCTTATTTTCGTGCTTTTCTCTGCCGAAGCGTTTAGTGGGTATATGTTGCCTTGGGGGCAAATGAGTTATTGGGCTGCTGCTGTGATTACAAATCTTTTTGGCGGTATTCCTGTAATTGGACCTGATGTAGTTGAATGGGTGCGTGGTAATTTTGTTGTAGCAGATTCTACATTGACAAGATTCTTTATGCTTCACGTGTGCTTGTTGCCCATCGTTATTCTTGGTGTTATCGGGCTACACTTCTATACATTGAGAATGCCTCATGTAAATAACGAAGATGGCGAACATATTGATTATGAAGCGGAAGCCAAAAAATATGAAGAAGGCAAGAAAAAAGAATCTAAGGTTATTCCTTTTTGGCCTGTATTCCTTTCAAAAGACATTTTTGTAGTGTGCTTGTTTATGATCGGTTTCTTCTATCTTGTATGCTTCCACTTTGATTTTGCAATGGATCCAATCAACTTTGAACCAGCAAACAATCTCAAAACTCCAGCACATATTTACCCTGAATGGTATTTCTTGTGGAGTTATGAAGTGTTAAGAGGCTTCTTCTTTAGCGCGGATTTGGGCTTAATAGCATTTGGTATCGCACAAGTAGCATTTTTGTTCTTGCCTTGGCTTGATAGAAGCTCTGTTGTTGCTCCAGCGCACAGACGCCCAGGTTATCTTTTGTGGTTTTGTCTTCTCATAGTGGATATGATAGTGCTTACTATCTTTGGTAAGCTCCCACCTGAAGGAGCAAACAACTTCATTGGTTTTGTAGCTTCTATTGGATTCTTATTCCTTGTGTTTGTTGCATTACCAGTAGTAACAATACTTGAACAAAAGAAAGGAGCGCACTAAAATGAAAGAGATAAAAATTTTAGCGATTATTGTAATCATTGTGGGTGTGCTGTATTGGGGTGTTGAGCCTCTCGCTCACAAAACTTTTCATCCAGAGGTAGCAAAGGCTGATTTTGCATTTAATGACTTGCAAGATATTGACTTAAGTAAGGGTGATGCGGCTCGAGGTAAAGAATATGTAGAAAAAAACTGCGTTGCTTGTCACACTGTTAATAGCGTAGGAATTGCTGGTGGAGAGATGACTATGTATTTCCGCGATAATAAGGAAGCTACTATCTTTACACCGGATTTGTCTGTTGCGGGTGCAATCTATGATGAGAAGTTTTTGGCTAATCTCATTCTTGATCCTGCAAATGCGCTCCACCTTACACATAAGTTCCCAAATGGCGATTTCCCAATGACGCAGTATTTTGGAATGACCGATGATACAAAACAAGAAGTATCAGACATCGTGGCTTATCTTAAGTCAATCGGCTCTATCTCGCTTAAAAAGCAAGTGCTAGAATCTCAAGAGTTTGCGGCTAAAAAAGAGGCGATTGAAAAGGCGGGACACTCTAGTGAGCAAACACAAAGCCAAATTGCAACGCTTGAAGAAAACCTCACAAACAAGGCTGTTTTCTTGAATGCTTGCTCTCGTTGCCATACGATGAAGTATGATAATGTGGCATCTCGCACTTCACCTGAAAGTCTTGATGCGTATCTTGGCTCTCCTGCGCCTGATTTGTCAATGATGATTCGTGCTAAGGGCAAACATTATTTGGAGCATTTCATCAACGACCCACAAAATGTATCGTTTAAATCCATACAAGATGCGATTATTCAAAAAGAGGGCTCACTTCCTGCAAATGATAAAAAGAGTCCTTGGCAAGATGATAGAGATTATAGCAATCTTGCTAAAGAGCTCGGCGTAATGCCGGTTGGACTTTCTATGCCACGTGTGGGGCTAACAGAAGAAGCACAAGAACGCGTTGTAGCTTATTTAGAATCTGTTGGCGATGCGAAAAAAGAGCAAAGAGAAAGTTTAGGTATTTATATAATGATTTTCTTTGGTGTGATGAGTATCCTCGCATACCTATGGAAAAAACGCATTTGGAGCGAAGTGCATTAATTGCCAAAGCACCTGCTTAATGGGTAGGTGCGCTTTTTGCGCGATTGCATAGGAGGGACAAAACTCCATATAAAACAAAACATAAATATATCAAATAGAATCTGTATAGAATCCCCCAAAGCACATATTAGATTCTAAATAAAGTCAGCAGAATAAAATATATATTATTAGGCTAGGTGCTAACAATAAGCACAAAATACAAGCGTTTTATTTTCTTAAATTAAAAAGTAGAGTAGGGAGAATAGAGCATTTTGCGGCAGATTTAGACAAAAATGAATGCAAAAGCTCAAGCCTTATTCTTGCCTCAAGCCCTTTAGATTCTACATTTCGAGGCTAGGTATCAGTCTTGCCTCTACGCACTATGGATTCTATATCTTTATCGCTTTAGCCCATTGACCGTTTGGAGCATAGAATCTGCGGTTTGAATCGTCTTAGAATTCGCCTCATATGCCCTTTGTCCTGTGATAAGGTCTGTCATTTCCTCAACTAATTTTACATTGCTTAGCTCCAAAAAACCTTGTCGTAACTGCCCAAAACCATCAAGTCCGGGCACACCAGCCACTGGGTCGCCCGAAGCATTGGTATTGATAAATAGATTGTCACCCAAAGAATGTAACCCCGCAGGATTAATAAAAGTTACAATCTCAATCTGTCCTAACACATTGACTTCTGTTTGGTTGCCTTCAATCACGCTTACCGTGCCGTCTGTGCCGATATTGATTTGTGTAGCACCCTCTGGAATGGTAAGCTCTGGGATAAGGCGATAACCCTCTGCATTGACGACATTGCCATTATTATCGAGCTTGAAGCTCCCTGCGCGAGTATAAGCGATATTGCCATCAGGCAACTCAATTTGAAAGAATCCATTCCCCGTAATAGCAACATCAAGATTATTCTCGGTTTCTTTTGGGTGTCCTTGTGAAAACATTTTTTGTATCGCCACAGGACGCACCCCGATACCTACTTCAATACCTGTGGGCGAGATAGTTGTTTCACTCGTGCTTGTTCCAGCATATTGTAGCACTTGATAAAACAAATCCGCAAACTCTGCCCTTTGTTTCTTATAGCCTGTGGTATTGACATTTGCGATATTGTTTGAGGTATTATCAATATGGAGTTGCTGCCCTAGCATACCGGTAGTGGCAGTGTAAAGAGATCTCATCATAGCCTTATCCTTTGAGGTATAATCGCAGCCTGTGCGCTTTATGCACAAACCAAGCAAAAGTAATTCCATAAATGCGGCTTTTTAGATTCTATAAGCTCATTCAAGCTACAATGAGATTCACTTTATAACCTTAAGGCATACAATGCTCCTTACTATACTCTATATCATTGCTATCACAGCCGAGGGAATGACCGGTGCGCTCGCCGCAGGTAAGCACAAAATGGACCTTTTTGGTGTGATATTTATCGCACTTGTTACTGCCATTGGAGGGGGTTCTATCCGTGATATTTTATTGGAGCATTATCCGCTTACTTGGGTAGCACACCCCAGCTACATTGTGATTGTGTGTGTTGCGGCATTATTGACGACAAGAGTGCCTCGCGTGGTGGCACGAAGCGAGGGTGTATTTTTGACCCTTGATGCCATTGGGCTTGTTGTATTTAGTATTTTGGGCGCACAGGTGGCGATTGATAAGGGTTATGGATTCATTATCGCTGTGAGTGCAGCAGTCATCACGGGGGTATTTGGTGGTATTTTGCGTGATATTTTGTGTATGCGTATTCCGCTTGTGTTTCAAAAGGAGATTTACGCAGGTATCGCGCTCCTTGCCGGTGCGATTTATTACTCATTGCTTGAATATGCGCATTTAGACATTATGCTTGTAACGCTAATTACTCTAGTTATCGGTGTGGTTGCAAGGCTTCTAGCGATTTTTTATAAACTCTCCCTACCTGTTTTTACCTACGAAGAGGAAAAGAAAGAGTAGGTTTGTATGCAAGTTTTAGATTATTTTTTATACAATGGCACTTTTAGTTTGCTTTGCAAGGATACGCAATGAGTAATTCCATAGCCCTAGCTTTGAAGTATCGCCCAACCTGTTTTAGCGATTTAGTAGGGCAAAGTGCCATATCACAAACTCTCTCTTTAGCACTAGATTCTAAACATCTCTCCCATGCCTACCTTTTCAGCGGATTGCGCGGGAGTGGGAAGACAAGCTCGGCTAGAATATTTGCTCGTGCCTTACAGTGTGAGAGAGGACCAACAAGCACGCCTTGTGATACTTGCGCGAGTTGTGTGGCGGCATTGCAAAATAAGCATATGGATATTATCGAAATGGACGCGGCGAGTTCGCGAGGGATAGATGATATTAAGCGCGTGATTGAGCAGACAAAATACAGCCCGAGCTTTGCGCGATACAAGATTTTTATTATCGATGAGGTGCATATGCTAAGTAAAGAGGCTTTTAATGCCCTGCTTAAGACGCTTGAGGAGCCGCCGGAGTTTGTGAAGTTTATCCTCGCTACCACCGACCCATTGAAGCTTCCAGCGACTATTTTAAGCCGCACACAGCATTTTAGATTCAAGCAAATCTCCCATAGGCTTGTCGTGGAACATATTAGCAATATTCTTAATAAAGAGGGTGTGAGTTATGAGGCACAAGCCCTTGATATTATCGCGCGGAGCGGTGCAGGGAGTTTGCGCGATACACTTACTTTGCTCGATCAAGCGATTATTTTTTGTAAAAATCATATTGAGGTTGGGGCTGTAAGTGATATGCTCGGTGTGGTTGATCCACAGGTATTGAGTGATTATTTTCGTAGTATCGTGCATAAGGATTCACAAAAGACGCAAGGGATTTTGGAGCTACTTTTTGAATATGAATGCGAGATGATACTCGATGAAATGATGCTTTTTTTGAAAGATAGATTGTTGCAAAAAGATAGCGATTTTCCGCCATTATTGCTTGATAGATTCGCACGGATTTTGAGTGAATCTAAAAGTGTGCTAAATCTCAATACTGATGGCAATTTCGTGCTTCTCCTCTGCACTCTCAAAATGCAAGAAGCCACAAAGGTAAAGGATATAGAATCGATGATAGAAGAGCTTGAAAACGAGCTTTTCACACCTCAAAATTCACTTAGCATACAGAATCTGCAAGACGCGATACCCGCACAGAATCTTACAAATCCAATGCAGCAACAAAAACAAGATTCACAAAATGCGCAAACCTTACAGAATCCCCAAAGCGTACAAGCTCCAAATGCTTCGCTCAATGCTAAAATACAATTTAGCACTCTCATCACAAAAATTAAAGATAGAAATGCCCAGCTAGGCATTATCTTTGAACGTAATGTGTCTTTTGTAGATTTT from Helicobacter typhlonius includes these protein-coding regions:
- a CDS encoding site-specific DNA-methyltransferase, encoding MDYKKAFYSKLEDCYLGVKIKDFHQGNIAKSGFSNLLKIKEQYFAHIKAYLDSQIEGELQSHDIYNKLYTFFDSYLNESGTPFFSDTPAYKNIYAKVYSNSKDTSLFYKTQNLYYVKSDTLYQSLTLSNEKQSYEVIFDASEYKQNADNTKNKIIFKFVNVEINDEDKAQILIKVSNQKDLFPNLNNVFKQNSNEFSEEFLKTLKQNTILKDSKIKINEEELKKIFRSYKKQSEIDFFIHKNATAFLKEQFDLWMFGYLYKESAIQEWNPEIIAHLQRIKNIAYEVIKLIGDFENELKAVWLKPKFAKKTEYVFSVDKLNPNLMDSIINDKGFEAQIKEWQELNLVDEDFNKEDLLSNDKYRYLPLDTKHFTKETKYKILSSFEDLESVLNGELIKADNFQALNSLMPKYQGKVDLIYIDPPYNAPASEIIYKNNFKDSTWLSMMENRLRLGKEFLSQRGILTCAIDENEQENLGLLLSDIFYEYEKTCVSVMHNPKGIQGGFIAQNNEFAYFLSPEKMVSNNKPIPKNKWKYDHLRNWGGESERHTAKNCFYPIYVKDSKIIGFGEVCKDDFHPTANVARDDGIIEVYPIDSNGIERKWTYARQSIESIWKNLKIERDKDGIISIKKPIVEVRFKTIWDESTYIAGDYGSKILTNILPNNEFDYPKSIHTVKDSIYLASKEDSVILDFFGGSGTTAHAVLELNREGTNRKFVLVEQGEHFYNVILPRIKKVAFSSEWKNGKLKDDKQVKPLNIAFRYYELESYEEALSHCEYVLECKEPQKVENKNNYKGKDYAKAESILDYRKSRKLIDKLHKGESVCLDMHTEYREEFDIFHTMANLMGWKIKRLFLDSKGIESCEFDNGEILNLDSIDLAKYPKLKNLIWWE
- a CDS encoding restriction endonuclease; translated protein: MGVLFKLLRYVFFSKKRTMYAYRENKDSNNARHNKQKGDKYELQIVRHYKQQGYKVYPKGLKEGRRDKGIDIIAYKGKEALLIQCKNWERSQVKQEHLRIFLGDCTAYLEQNQKIFAKRSVRRVFVTSCENVDYGVKKFLEENDMEYKIIPYFA
- a CDS encoding saccharopine dehydrogenase family protein translates to MAVVLQIGAGGVGGVVAHKMAQNREVFSRIILASRTLSKCKAIADSIRAKGLGEIEIDAVDADNVESLVALINKYRPKVVVNVALPYQDLSIMEACLRTKTHYLDTANYEHPDSAHFEYKEQWAYDTRYKEAGIYALLGSGFDPGVTNVFCAYAQKHYFDEIHSIDILDCNAGDHGYAFATNFNPEINLREVSSKARFWVKDSQSQYAQNFDLSHDSIYRKFEAKEKHFKLESNTQDLKNEPYFNGEWRDIPPLALMKEWDYPEVGVKNSYLLYHEELESLVRNIRGLKRIRFFMTFGESYLTHMKCLENVGLLRVDSVEHKGQKIVPIEVLKTLLPDPASLASRTKGKTNIGCYIKGVKEGKERTIYIYNVCEHEKCYAEVNAQGVSYTTGVPAMIGAKLICEGKWGVGANSVCSDFLRSASDTSLRSMSNTPHSLTSHNLKNSSTTLEFADLKGSYNAERLEANKDMPQGGEAQGVDSQNGSGVWNMEQNDPDFFMSELNKQGLPYVVLEIESNGEAKVLEDGRG
- the bcp gene encoding thioredoxin-dependent thiol peroxidase; the protein is MQLQKGDKAPQFRLKGADETEIALCDLLGKKVIVYFYPKDNTPGCTIEAQEFSALLDEFGAKGAVVVGISPDSPKCHQNFISKQNLKILLLSDSDKSVASAYGVYGTKMMYGKEVQGIIRSTFVIDENGLIAQSFYNVRAKGHAQKVLEGL
- a CDS encoding tetraacyldisaccharide 4'-kinase produces the protein MRWIDVYFYQPNIWQKTLAILLLPISLLYGIGAYARRKFARFHHFPLPIVSVGNLIVGGSGKTPFIIEVARHFEKVAIVSRGYKRDSKGLVVVSEWGEIRASQTESGDEPYLLARELKNASVIVSKDRREAIEKAIAMGAKVVFLDDGFRFKFSKLNIALVPLLQPYFKLCLPSGMYRELPSAYKEADLLVREGIDYTREVHIENPSERMLLLTAIANPARLDEFLPSVVGKITLRDHSTFDKAFLSQMIEKYNATSLLVTSKDEVKLLESGFNLSVMRLRLVIAEDIMERIKSYVRDFKSNADEKKTRGQIL
- a CDS encoding NAD+ synthase; translation: MDKFVRKCSYFLKDEFDKRGFKRAVLGLSGGLDSALVATLGVLALGKDNVRALLMPSLSSSQTHFDDALLLTRHLDIEYRICRLAPFQKDFAKQEGMDLGADSINLNNTQKQRMGNFCARMRMALLYDCASADNALVLGTSNKSEILLGYGTIFGDLASAINPIGNLYKTQVFALSRFLNVPEHIICKKPSADLYSNQSDEGDLGYSYERIDSFLRAFVSRGGLEAAGDKEAQERVKNRLCEEGFEKEMVEALSARVWNNAFKRAMPLIFSGDFEVDSKAQI